A genomic stretch from Mycobacteriales bacterium includes:
- a CDS encoding NAD(P)-dependent oxidoreductase: MTEPWRLLALPPMPKDLLELLFGDERLEVVVPAERTQAAVEELVPTVDLLLGDWTPQLRITTPGDRVCFVQQPSVGTDGIDLAACAAQGVPVANCAGSNSVSVAEWCVGATLNVLRKTLQADQAVRRGEWPQTELGGRELAGSKVGIVGMGPIGVLAARLYTAFGCDVTYWSRSQKPDAPATWQGLDELITTSDVVVLVIALGPETRGLVDPRRMKPGSVLVHAARGEVLVEEAVTEAAATGVLFALDVFSTEPLPMGDPVRALDGVLLSPHLAGTSQQAAMRIVAQAKANLQRALAGEPVLDVVNAADPVVRRRPS; the protein is encoded by the coding sequence ATGACCGAGCCGTGGCGGTTGCTGGCCCTGCCGCCGATGCCCAAGGACCTGCTGGAGCTGCTGTTCGGTGACGAGCGGCTCGAAGTCGTCGTGCCGGCCGAGCGGACCCAGGCCGCGGTCGAGGAACTGGTACCGACCGTGGACCTGCTGCTCGGTGACTGGACCCCGCAGCTGCGCATCACGACCCCGGGTGACCGGGTCTGCTTCGTGCAGCAGCCGAGCGTCGGCACCGACGGGATCGACCTCGCCGCGTGTGCGGCCCAGGGGGTGCCGGTCGCCAACTGCGCCGGCTCCAACAGCGTCAGCGTCGCGGAGTGGTGCGTCGGGGCGACGCTCAACGTGCTGCGCAAGACGCTGCAGGCGGACCAGGCGGTACGCCGAGGCGAGTGGCCGCAGACCGAGCTCGGCGGTCGGGAGCTGGCCGGCAGCAAGGTCGGCATCGTCGGCATGGGCCCGATCGGAGTCCTCGCCGCGCGGCTCTACACCGCCTTCGGCTGCGACGTGACCTACTGGTCGCGCAGCCAGAAGCCGGACGCGCCCGCGACCTGGCAGGGCCTCGACGAGCTGATCACCACCAGCGACGTCGTCGTGCTCGTCATCGCGCTCGGCCCCGAGACTCGCGGTCTGGTCGACCCGCGCCGGATGAAGCCCGGGTCCGTCCTCGTCCACGCCGCCCGAGGAGAGGTGCTCGTCGAGGAGGCCGTCACGGAGGCTGCAGCCACGGGCGTGCTCTTCGCGCTCGACGTCTTCTCCACCGAGCCGCTGCCGATGGGCGACCCGGTGCGCGCCCTCGACGGCGTCCTGCTCAGCCCGCACCTCGCGGGCACCTCGCAGCAGGCGGCGATGCGGATCGTGGCCCAGGCGAAGGCCAACCTGCAGCGCGCCCTCGCGGGTGAGCCCGTCCTCGATGTGGTGAACGCAGCGGATCCCGTCGTACGCCGTCGTCCTTCCTGA